The nucleotide window GCATAccccaaattttcaaactagCAGGCTTCATGTTAATTAATCAAACTACTGTGCTCTCACTCCACCCAAACTTGCCCTGTATATATTCTCACAAAATCTACCTTCCCTTAATTTACAGTACAGcaagttctcaaaaacctactccTAGCCAGCACATGTACCCCATGGGtacctatttttttaatctcttgtgggtgaaaaatatatttctgttgtaatagtaataacactacagaggaTAATGACACTACAGGGGAAAATATGTGTAAATTGCTACATTCCTCCGAGGAACTCGCTCTCTTACGAGTCAttgccgccatgttgttttcgaaagatatccgCTGTACTGGGCAGGCTCAAATGTcctgaatttctggcgatgCTGGAACAACTTTAACAACCTTcaaattttctggaaaaaaacaccCTGAGAGACACGGAAATTTATCATACAAGTAAGAAGTCAATAGATTTGGAACACAGCAACGGACAACCTCAAGTATATTCAGAACTTTAGTTCTACAGTTTCATATCAGATTTAAACGCATCACAAGAATAACTTTTAAACTCCTTAATCTCAACGCAATCTGGCtgataatagggacctttagattcgaCTCCgagtacgactacgagtacgagatttgaccgCGCGGGGCCTGGAATTGTAGTGTTGAGTACCCTGTGGTACCATGCCTCGATTCGGAGCAAAACCATGTGTTGTATAAATTCATGATGGCGGATTAAACCATACAGTTGTGTCTACGATCCTGTGTGTTTCTTGTCTAATTTCGGTCATCGAACAATACAGGAATTACCAAAGTTGTACTCGTTGTTGGCTGTCGTGATTTGCAAGTTTAGAATGTAAACAACGATTGGAAACAACGAGTTTCCAACTTCGCCGCTTTTGTTTGCAATGTTTGCGAAGAAAAATGTCTTGGCAGCTGCGATTATGCTTTTTAATGATGAAATACTCGAGGAAGATGAGATGTTTTGCGTGTTTTCCGAGCTGAACAGGAAAAATTCACCCTTTCCGTACTGGAACTACGATTGTATCGAGAAGCAAATGGACGACATGTCATCTGCAGAAATCAAATCCGAGTTTAGATTTGGTCACTCAGTACTCCCTCTCCTGGCAGAAGCACTACAAATACCACAGTACTTCGTCTGCAGTAATGGGACTGTTGCTTCTGGTATGCATACTAGGTTCTTTGGGATTAATTGTTGTTTATTGGGCAAGATAAAGGCCAATAAAACTTACTTTCTTGTACATGAATACTGGGCATCATTAAATATTTAACACTTCCTGCtgcaataaataaatgttaCATAATAAAGTTTCTtgactttaaaaaattctgagTAAATTGACCATCCACTTGATAGAAATcattatttgaaaaaatatgtcaataacttaaaacttgaatttttttaaaattaatttttcatgtttttcaaaaGTTCATTTAAGGTACTGAACATTGCCATGGTCATtgcttgttgctgttgttggaATTGCTGTTGCTGCTGGATTAGCATGCTTTGAAACTGCTGCTGTTGTTGCAACTCAGCTGCCCGTAAATCCAGCTCTCTGCTTCTTATCTGCCCCTGCTCTTCCTGATATTTCTGCTTCATTGTCATGCTCTCCTTCATCATATCAACCATGCTAGTCTGACTCCTCCTCCTTTTTGGTGACACTTCCTCCTCTGGTTCGTCACTAACAGTAGCATCATCTTTGCGTCGTCGTTTTGTAACACTTAATCTCTCAGTTGCCTTCTTCCTCATTTCTGCAGCCGTAGCCTTCTCCTGTGTCTCCTTATCTTGTCTTTCCTCTTCCAGTTCTAATACCCTCTCATGGATTTCTGTAAGTGCTTTGTGGTTGTCATCATACTCAATATCTATGCCACTGGCTTGTTTCTcctctctttctctttgtttgaAGTCACTGTAAAGTTTATCAAACTTTTCTCTGACTGATCTTTGTGTGACCTTCATTCCATGTTGAGTTAATGCATCTGCAATTTTGGACCACAAGGCACCTTTTTCTTTGGAGCCATTACTATGTTTGAATGGTTCTTCCAATGGTACTTCTTTTAATAGAATAAGATCATGATGCTTTTTCCAGATGAACAATTCTCTTTTGCTGGTCATAATGTCTGGATTAAAAATAATGTCAAAACTATTTTAATGTGAGAATTTTACAACAGCTCAATGTTTTATGCACCTGAAAAGTGTAAACTTAAActgaataatttaattttaaacatGACAATTGAGATAGGCAAATATTGCAGAATATTTAAAGCAGAGAGCAGAGCAAACCCACACCAACCAACCAGCCTGTATTGTTTTCGAAGCAGCCTGAATTTAGTTTCTACATTTCCTTTCCTGTACGATTAGATTCGAAATGCTTTGATTGTGGACTGACAAAAATGTTGAATGAAGACATTTTTAAAAAGTTCACTTAAAACATAGTTACCGACTAACTATACTATGCTTTAAAAGAAAGAGGCTTGTAAACAGATAATTTCGAAAACACAGCACTGAACTCAAAGcgttttcaatattttaaaataagctGAAATACACAGCAGCAAATAATAATACCCCCCAAAAACATAGAATAACATCAGAAACAAAGTTTCTGAAATAAGAAAGAGCAGACCCTGAATAAGTTAATCTATAAAACGGTAGCCATTTGACGAAATTGGAACACTTCATGCTGATAAATCAATGCGAGTCAGCTCAATAATCTTGAATAATTTGGTCTTCAGATCGCTACTTGCAAGTTTGATTTCCCGTTCAAATTTCACGCCAGAAAAACTTATTCTTATCTAACAATATCCCTTATAGATTACTTTTAACTCGATATATTTATCAAAGAAATTGGGTTATTCTGAAAGCGATAAAACCTACCTTAGAAATCTCGTCCTCTGGCTACGACTTCTCACAAAAATCTCGTCGTCAACGAAAGGAGGGCTACGAGTTTTCAGCTCTACGTGACAGTGTCACGGTCAtgacgcatgcgcattgctcaGTAATTAGAAATCTCGTACTCATAGTCGTACTCGGAGtcgaatctaaaggtccctaatccGCCATCTCAACTGCAATGCTGCCACTAGTACAAGACTGTcgaaaattattgaaaacattGTTGAGATGGCCAACGATCATATTGTCATAACATCGATTTTGCTTTGACATGGTGGTTGTTGACGAAGAAACTGAGGGGTAAATCAATTGAAAATAACGAAACTGAGACTAAGAGGACTTTATGTAGATCCGTTCATAGCCGTGATTATATTATGCCTTGCTTCATGAACAATCTATCGAATTGGGAATATTAAGGTTCTCATCGAATTTACTACACTTTCTAAGCAAAATATAGCAAAACATCATTCGTGAATGAGTGCAGGTGTGTCGATGTTCATTCTTAGCTGCTTATAAGAAATGGAGTACTAAAACAAGTGGGGTTATCCACGGCGATCGTGCAAAAGGATGTGAGGCGTGGCCCTGACCATACGCATGCGCACCGCAATCACACTACCCGGTGCGCTGTTCTGGCCTTAGCCACAGGATCCTCGTTTGGAACAGTACTCTTTTGAGGCACAAAATCCCTTTATAGTTTTACCattgctgttattattattatgtagcAGTAAAAACTATTTGTATGCTTTACAGTTAAAggaacacagggcgccaagaagtgacctgtgctccggctagtgaaactagaatcaaaaggtagtgtacaattaaaaagtaaggttaaaatatgtatatgtatatataatcaactaaacaaatttacgctaaaatcactaaatgttcaaagttctagagcaggagacaaaccgaagcacgggtaagataaaaaataaataaataaataaaataaaatgtctaatgtgtcgcaaccttaaaagtacgtgcaatgttcagtgtggcggataagcatgccttctgcatc belongs to Acropora muricata isolate sample 2 chromosome 9, ASM3666990v1, whole genome shotgun sequence and includes:
- the LOC136929962 gene encoding uncharacterized protein; this encodes MTSKRELFIWKKHHDLILLKEVPLEEPFKHSNGSKEKGALWSKIADALTQHGMKVTQRSVREKFDKLYSDFKQREREEKQASGIDIEYDDNHKALTEIHERVLELEEERQDKETQEKATAAEMRKKATERLSVTKRRRKDDATVSDEPEEEVSPKRRRSQTSMVDMMKESMTMKQKYQEEQGQIRSRELDLRAAELQQQQQFQSMLIQQQQQFQQQQQAMTMAMFSTLNELLKNMKN